From a single Pararge aegeria chromosome 16, ilParAegt1.1, whole genome shotgun sequence genomic region:
- the LOC120630470 gene encoding knirps-related protein-like — protein sequence MNQKCKVCGEPAAGFHFGAFTCEGCKSFFGRSYNNLNSITECKNNGECVINKKNRTACKACRLRKCLMVGMSKSGSRYGRRSNWFKIHCLLQEQQQAAQSHSPPRLPQSPHLAPPFPPHLFPGLARPRTKEELALLGLDDYKAPCSGSPDSHRSGSSPKLDEKARITQCRPPDRPLTPPRDSFLPLPLALPHFPHSPFLHPQHFNPFPQNHHHLLFPPGFHPLYSRHLLDHAALRQVAENNNDVRIDDNNTDSSKRFFLDEILKQQRSIQPTPQEDVISEAEFVPTPPAERRTSESPLQENPMDLSVKSDGRSSSARRRSDDSEIITPDNDDPESGSDRASASEEEDLSFSQIKRIKLHPLDLTTKV from the coding sequence TCCTTCTTCGGGCGGTCCTACAACAACCTGAACTCAATCACCGAGTGCAAGAACAACGGGGAATGCGTCATAAACAAAAAGAACCGAACGGCGTGCAAAGCGTGTCGACTTCGCAAGTGTCTCATGGTCGGAATGTCAAAATCCGGCTCCAGATACGGGAGAAGATCTAACTGGTTCAAAATACACTGCCTTCTGCAAGAACAACAACAAGCTGCCCAATCGCATTCGCCCCCCAGACTGCCGCAATCTCCTCATCTTGCACCGCCGTTTCCACCTCATCTCTTCCCTGGACTTGCGCGACCTAGGACAAAAGAAGAGCTGGCTCTATTAGGCCTTGATGACTACAAAGCTCCCTGCTCCGGATCCCCAGATTCTCATCGAAGTGGATCATCCCCCAAGCTAGACGAAAAGGCTCGGATAACTCAATGTAGACCCCCTGATAGACCTTTGACGCCTCCTAGAGATTCCTTCCTCCCTTTACCTTTAGCCTTGCCCCACTTCCCACATTCACCTTTCCTACACCCGCAGCACTTTAACCCGTTCCCAcaaaatcatcatcacttactctTTCCACCAGGGTTCCACCCACTTTACTCTAGACATTTATTAGATCACGCAGCGCTTAGACAAGTGGCTGAAAATAACAACGATGTAAGAATCGATGACAATAACACTGATTCTTCGAAGCGATTCTTCTTGGATGAGATTCTTAAGCAGCAGCGGTCTATACAACCAACCCCACAAGAAGATGTGATATCTGAAGCAGAGTTTGTACCGACTCCTCCAGCTGAGAGGAGAACATCTGAATCTCCTCTGCAAGAGAACCCGATGGATCTGTCCGTGAAGTCTGATGGTAGATCGAGTTCTGCGCGACGGCGTTCTGACGACAGTGAGATTATAACTCCCGATAATGATGATCCTGAATCCGGGAGTGACCGAGCATCTGCCAGTGAAGAAGAAGATTTGTCGTTCTCCCAAATAAAGAGGATCAAACTCCACCCCTTAGATCTGACAACCAAAGTCTGA